One genomic segment of Sebastes fasciatus isolate fSebFas1 chromosome 17, fSebFas1.pri, whole genome shotgun sequence includes these proteins:
- the celf3a gene encoding CUGBP Elav-like family member 3 isoform X4, with amino-acid sequence MKEPDAIKLFIGQIPRNLEEKDLKPIFEQFGKIYELTVIKDKYTGMHKGCAFLTYCARESALKAQNALHEQKTLPGMNRPIQVKPADSESRGDRKLFVGMLGKQQTDTDVRKMFEPFGSIEECTVLRGPDGTSKGCAFVKYQSNAEAQAAINALHGSRTLPGASSSLVVKFADSEKERGLRRMQQVASQLGVISPMTLHLGAYNAYTQALMQQQALVAQSAYLSPVATVAAVQMQQLAALNPSSIIATPIASITPSSGTSTPPSMAGTPVPALPPPLTVNSYASLPAPPNGQSATEALYTNGVHAYQAQSPVLDPLQQAYTGMQHYTATYPAAYSLVGQPFPHQPTLVAQQPQQPQQLQQREGPEGCNIFIYHLPQEFTDSEILQMFLPFGNVISAKVFVDRATNQSKCFGFVSFDNPSSAQTAIQAMNGFQIGMKRLKVQLKRPKDANRPY; translated from the exons ATGAAGGAGCCTGACGCAATCAAGCTCTTCATCGGGCAGATACCCCGAAACCTGGAGGAGAAGGACCTGAAGCCCATCTTTGAGCAGTTTGGCAAGATCTACGAGTTGACAGTGATAAAGGACAAATACACAGGGATGCACAAAG GATGTGCCTTCCTGACATATTGTGCACGTGAGTCCGCCCTCAAAGCCCAGAATGCACTGCACGAGCAGAAGACACTACCAGGG ATGAACCGCCCAATCCAAGTGAAGCCGGCGGACAGCGAGAGCAGAGGGG ACAGGAAGCTGTTTGTGGGCATGCTGGGAAAACAGCAGACGGACACCGACGTGAGAAAGATGTTCGAGCCGTTCGGCAGCATAGAGGAGTGCACGGTGCTCCGTGGGCCCGACGGTACCAGCAAAG GGTGTGCATTTGTAAAGTACCAGAGCAACGCAGAGGCCCAGGCCGCCATCAACGCTCTGCATGGGAGTCGCACTTTACCA GGCGCCTCGTCCAGCCTCGTGGTGAAGTTTGCCGATTCAGAGAAGGAGCGAGGGCTCCGGCGGATGCAGCAGGTGGCCTCTCAGCTGGGAGTCATCAGTCCCATGACCCTGCACCTCGGTGCCTACAACGCCTACACGCAGGCT TTGATGCAGCAGCAGGCCCTGGTGGCTCAGTCGGCCTACCTCTCTCCTGTTGCCACGGTGGCGGCGGTTCAGATGCAGCAACTCGCCGCCCTCAACCCCAGCAGCATCATTGCCACGCCGATCGCATCCATCACCCCCTCCTCAG GTACCAGCACTCCGCCCTCGATGGCAGGCACACCCGTTCCTGCTCTGCCACCGCCTCTCACAGTGAACAGCTACGCCTCCTTGCCAGCTCCACCCAACGGCCAATCAGCGACCGAAGCCCTGTACACCAACGGGGTTCACGCCTACCAAG CTCAGAGTCCGGTCCTGGACCCTCTGCAGCAAGCTTATACAGGCATGCAGCACTATACAG CCACCTACCCTGCTGCCTACAGCCTGGTGGGACAGCCGTTCCCTCACCAGCCCACACTGGTGGctcagcagccgcagcagccgcagcagctgcagcagcgagAAG GTCCCGAGGGCTGCAACATCTTCATCTACCACCTGCCACAGGAGTTCACTGACTCCGAGATACTGCAGATGTTCCTCCCCTTCGGAAACGTCATCTCTGCAAAGGTCTTCGTCGACCGCGCCACCAACCAGAGTAAATGCTTCG GTTTTGTGAGTTTTGACAACCCGTCCAGCGCCCAGACTGCCATCCAAGCCATGAACGGCTTCCAGATCGGCATGAAGAGACTGAAGGTGCAGCTGAAGAGGCCCAAGGATGCCAACAGGCCTTACTGA
- the celf3a gene encoding CUGBP Elav-like family member 3 isoform X2, whose product MKEPDAIKLFIGQIPRNLEEKDLKPIFEQFGKIYELTVIKDKYTGMHKGCAFLTYCARESALKAQNALHEQKTLPGMNRPIQVKPADSESRGDRKLFVGMLGKQQTDTDVRKMFEPFGSIEECTVLRGPDGTSKGCAFVKYQSNAEAQAAINALHGSRTLPGASSSLVVKFADSEKERGLRRMQQVASQLGVISPMTLHLGAYNAYTQALMQQQALVAQSAYLSPVATVAAVQMQQLAALNPSSIIATPIASITPSSGLFIMPPGTSTPPSMAGTPVPALPPPLTVNSYASLPAPPNGQSATEALYTNGVHAYQAQSPVLDPLQQAYTGMQHYTATYPAAYSLVGQPFPHQPTLVAQQPQQPQQLQQREGPEGCNIFIYHLPQEFTDSEILQMFLPFGNVISAKVFVDRATNQSKCFGFVSFDNPSSAQTAIQAMNGFQIGMKRLKVQLKRPKDANRPY is encoded by the exons ATGAAGGAGCCTGACGCAATCAAGCTCTTCATCGGGCAGATACCCCGAAACCTGGAGGAGAAGGACCTGAAGCCCATCTTTGAGCAGTTTGGCAAGATCTACGAGTTGACAGTGATAAAGGACAAATACACAGGGATGCACAAAG GATGTGCCTTCCTGACATATTGTGCACGTGAGTCCGCCCTCAAAGCCCAGAATGCACTGCACGAGCAGAAGACACTACCAGGG ATGAACCGCCCAATCCAAGTGAAGCCGGCGGACAGCGAGAGCAGAGGGG ACAGGAAGCTGTTTGTGGGCATGCTGGGAAAACAGCAGACGGACACCGACGTGAGAAAGATGTTCGAGCCGTTCGGCAGCATAGAGGAGTGCACGGTGCTCCGTGGGCCCGACGGTACCAGCAAAG GGTGTGCATTTGTAAAGTACCAGAGCAACGCAGAGGCCCAGGCCGCCATCAACGCTCTGCATGGGAGTCGCACTTTACCA GGCGCCTCGTCCAGCCTCGTGGTGAAGTTTGCCGATTCAGAGAAGGAGCGAGGGCTCCGGCGGATGCAGCAGGTGGCCTCTCAGCTGGGAGTCATCAGTCCCATGACCCTGCACCTCGGTGCCTACAACGCCTACACGCAGGCT TTGATGCAGCAGCAGGCCCTGGTGGCTCAGTCGGCCTACCTCTCTCCTGTTGCCACGGTGGCGGCGGTTCAGATGCAGCAACTCGCCGCCCTCAACCCCAGCAGCATCATTGCCACGCCGATCGCATCCATCACCCCCTCCTCAG GCCTCTTTATCATGCCGCCAGGTACCAGCACTCCGCCCTCGATGGCAGGCACACCCGTTCCTGCTCTGCCACCGCCTCTCACAGTGAACAGCTACGCCTCCTTGCCAGCTCCACCCAACGGCCAATCAGCGACCGAAGCCCTGTACACCAACGGGGTTCACGCCTACCAAG CTCAGAGTCCGGTCCTGGACCCTCTGCAGCAAGCTTATACAGGCATGCAGCACTATACAG CCACCTACCCTGCTGCCTACAGCCTGGTGGGACAGCCGTTCCCTCACCAGCCCACACTGGTGGctcagcagccgcagcagccgcagcagctgcagcagcgagAAG GTCCCGAGGGCTGCAACATCTTCATCTACCACCTGCCACAGGAGTTCACTGACTCCGAGATACTGCAGATGTTCCTCCCCTTCGGAAACGTCATCTCTGCAAAGGTCTTCGTCGACCGCGCCACCAACCAGAGTAAATGCTTCG GTTTTGTGAGTTTTGACAACCCGTCCAGCGCCCAGACTGCCATCCAAGCCATGAACGGCTTCCAGATCGGCATGAAGAGACTGAAGGTGCAGCTGAAGAGGCCCAAGGATGCCAACAGGCCTTACTGA
- the celf3a gene encoding CUGBP Elav-like family member 3 isoform X1 — MKEPDAIKLFIGQIPRNLEEKDLKPIFEQFGKIYELTVIKDKYTGMHKGCAFLTYCARESALKAQNALHEQKTLPGMNRPIQVKPADSESRGEDRKLFVGMLGKQQTDTDVRKMFEPFGSIEECTVLRGPDGTSKGCAFVKYQSNAEAQAAINALHGSRTLPGASSSLVVKFADSEKERGLRRMQQVASQLGVISPMTLHLGAYNAYTQALMQQQALVAQSAYLSPVATVAAVQMQQLAALNPSSIIATPIASITPSSGLFIMPPGTSTPPSMAGTPVPALPPPLTVNSYASLPAPPNGQSATEALYTNGVHAYQAQSPVLDPLQQAYTGMQHYTATYPAAYSLVGQPFPHQPTLVAQQPQQPQQLQQREGPEGCNIFIYHLPQEFTDSEILQMFLPFGNVISAKVFVDRATNQSKCFGFVSFDNPSSAQTAIQAMNGFQIGMKRLKVQLKRPKDANRPY; from the exons ATGAAGGAGCCTGACGCAATCAAGCTCTTCATCGGGCAGATACCCCGAAACCTGGAGGAGAAGGACCTGAAGCCCATCTTTGAGCAGTTTGGCAAGATCTACGAGTTGACAGTGATAAAGGACAAATACACAGGGATGCACAAAG GATGTGCCTTCCTGACATATTGTGCACGTGAGTCCGCCCTCAAAGCCCAGAATGCACTGCACGAGCAGAAGACACTACCAGGG ATGAACCGCCCAATCCAAGTGAAGCCGGCGGACAGCGAGAGCAGAGGGG AAGACAGGAAGCTGTTTGTGGGCATGCTGGGAAAACAGCAGACGGACACCGACGTGAGAAAGATGTTCGAGCCGTTCGGCAGCATAGAGGAGTGCACGGTGCTCCGTGGGCCCGACGGTACCAGCAAAG GGTGTGCATTTGTAAAGTACCAGAGCAACGCAGAGGCCCAGGCCGCCATCAACGCTCTGCATGGGAGTCGCACTTTACCA GGCGCCTCGTCCAGCCTCGTGGTGAAGTTTGCCGATTCAGAGAAGGAGCGAGGGCTCCGGCGGATGCAGCAGGTGGCCTCTCAGCTGGGAGTCATCAGTCCCATGACCCTGCACCTCGGTGCCTACAACGCCTACACGCAGGCT TTGATGCAGCAGCAGGCCCTGGTGGCTCAGTCGGCCTACCTCTCTCCTGTTGCCACGGTGGCGGCGGTTCAGATGCAGCAACTCGCCGCCCTCAACCCCAGCAGCATCATTGCCACGCCGATCGCATCCATCACCCCCTCCTCAG GCCTCTTTATCATGCCGCCAGGTACCAGCACTCCGCCCTCGATGGCAGGCACACCCGTTCCTGCTCTGCCACCGCCTCTCACAGTGAACAGCTACGCCTCCTTGCCAGCTCCACCCAACGGCCAATCAGCGACCGAAGCCCTGTACACCAACGGGGTTCACGCCTACCAAG CTCAGAGTCCGGTCCTGGACCCTCTGCAGCAAGCTTATACAGGCATGCAGCACTATACAG CCACCTACCCTGCTGCCTACAGCCTGGTGGGACAGCCGTTCCCTCACCAGCCCACACTGGTGGctcagcagccgcagcagccgcagcagctgcagcagcgagAAG GTCCCGAGGGCTGCAACATCTTCATCTACCACCTGCCACAGGAGTTCACTGACTCCGAGATACTGCAGATGTTCCTCCCCTTCGGAAACGTCATCTCTGCAAAGGTCTTCGTCGACCGCGCCACCAACCAGAGTAAATGCTTCG GTTTTGTGAGTTTTGACAACCCGTCCAGCGCCCAGACTGCCATCCAAGCCATGAACGGCTTCCAGATCGGCATGAAGAGACTGAAGGTGCAGCTGAAGAGGCCCAAGGATGCCAACAGGCCTTACTGA
- the celf3a gene encoding CUGBP Elav-like family member 3 isoform X3, producing the protein MKEPDAIKLFIGQIPRNLEEKDLKPIFEQFGKIYELTVIKDKYTGMHKGCAFLTYCARESALKAQNALHEQKTLPGMNRPIQVKPADSESRGEDRKLFVGMLGKQQTDTDVRKMFEPFGSIEECTVLRGPDGTSKGCAFVKYQSNAEAQAAINALHGSRTLPGASSSLVVKFADSEKERGLRRMQQVASQLGVISPMTLHLGAYNAYTQALMQQQALVAQSAYLSPVATVAAVQMQQLAALNPSSIIATPIASITPSSGTSTPPSMAGTPVPALPPPLTVNSYASLPAPPNGQSATEALYTNGVHAYQAQSPVLDPLQQAYTGMQHYTATYPAAYSLVGQPFPHQPTLVAQQPQQPQQLQQREGPEGCNIFIYHLPQEFTDSEILQMFLPFGNVISAKVFVDRATNQSKCFGFVSFDNPSSAQTAIQAMNGFQIGMKRLKVQLKRPKDANRPY; encoded by the exons ATGAAGGAGCCTGACGCAATCAAGCTCTTCATCGGGCAGATACCCCGAAACCTGGAGGAGAAGGACCTGAAGCCCATCTTTGAGCAGTTTGGCAAGATCTACGAGTTGACAGTGATAAAGGACAAATACACAGGGATGCACAAAG GATGTGCCTTCCTGACATATTGTGCACGTGAGTCCGCCCTCAAAGCCCAGAATGCACTGCACGAGCAGAAGACACTACCAGGG ATGAACCGCCCAATCCAAGTGAAGCCGGCGGACAGCGAGAGCAGAGGGG AAGACAGGAAGCTGTTTGTGGGCATGCTGGGAAAACAGCAGACGGACACCGACGTGAGAAAGATGTTCGAGCCGTTCGGCAGCATAGAGGAGTGCACGGTGCTCCGTGGGCCCGACGGTACCAGCAAAG GGTGTGCATTTGTAAAGTACCAGAGCAACGCAGAGGCCCAGGCCGCCATCAACGCTCTGCATGGGAGTCGCACTTTACCA GGCGCCTCGTCCAGCCTCGTGGTGAAGTTTGCCGATTCAGAGAAGGAGCGAGGGCTCCGGCGGATGCAGCAGGTGGCCTCTCAGCTGGGAGTCATCAGTCCCATGACCCTGCACCTCGGTGCCTACAACGCCTACACGCAGGCT TTGATGCAGCAGCAGGCCCTGGTGGCTCAGTCGGCCTACCTCTCTCCTGTTGCCACGGTGGCGGCGGTTCAGATGCAGCAACTCGCCGCCCTCAACCCCAGCAGCATCATTGCCACGCCGATCGCATCCATCACCCCCTCCTCAG GTACCAGCACTCCGCCCTCGATGGCAGGCACACCCGTTCCTGCTCTGCCACCGCCTCTCACAGTGAACAGCTACGCCTCCTTGCCAGCTCCACCCAACGGCCAATCAGCGACCGAAGCCCTGTACACCAACGGGGTTCACGCCTACCAAG CTCAGAGTCCGGTCCTGGACCCTCTGCAGCAAGCTTATACAGGCATGCAGCACTATACAG CCACCTACCCTGCTGCCTACAGCCTGGTGGGACAGCCGTTCCCTCACCAGCCCACACTGGTGGctcagcagccgcagcagccgcagcagctgcagcagcgagAAG GTCCCGAGGGCTGCAACATCTTCATCTACCACCTGCCACAGGAGTTCACTGACTCCGAGATACTGCAGATGTTCCTCCCCTTCGGAAACGTCATCTCTGCAAAGGTCTTCGTCGACCGCGCCACCAACCAGAGTAAATGCTTCG GTTTTGTGAGTTTTGACAACCCGTCCAGCGCCCAGACTGCCATCCAAGCCATGAACGGCTTCCAGATCGGCATGAAGAGACTGAAGGTGCAGCTGAAGAGGCCCAAGGATGCCAACAGGCCTTACTGA